A genomic stretch from Haemophilus parainfluenzae ATCC 33392 includes:
- a CDS encoding YggT family protein, whose amino-acid sequence MEISQTALFLGSIIDLYCLVLILRVWLPLANVDYYNPISQFTLKFTQPVIAPLRKVFPVVKKVETAALFLVFLLCGLKSILFGGLNLSFFLLLGILGLIKNIGVAIFYVLIASAILSWFNRGNNPAFYALYQLTEPLLKPIKRILPTIGMIDFSPMVIAIILLFLNNLFYDYFNLLWAIAA is encoded by the coding sequence ATGGAAATTTCCCAAACTGCATTATTTTTAGGATCGATTATCGATCTGTATTGTTTAGTGTTAATTTTACGCGTATGGCTCCCCTTAGCGAACGTGGATTATTACAATCCTATTTCTCAATTTACGCTGAAATTTACCCAACCGGTTATTGCACCATTACGTAAAGTTTTTCCTGTGGTGAAAAAAGTGGAAACGGCGGCACTGTTTTTAGTCTTCTTGCTTTGCGGACTAAAATCGATTCTCTTTGGCGGATTAAATCTCAGTTTCTTCTTACTATTGGGCATATTAGGACTAATTAAAAATATCGGTGTGGCAATTTTCTATGTGTTAATCGCCAGTGCAATTTTAAGTTGGTTTAATCGTGGCAATAATCCTGCATTCTATGCGTTATATCAACTTACCGAACCATTATTGAAACCCATTAAACGCATTTTACCAACTATAGGCATGATTGATTTTTCACCAATGGTGATCGCCATTATCCTATTATTTTTGAATAATCTCTTTTACGATTACTTTAACCTTTTATGGGCAATTGCCGCTTAA
- the corA gene encoding magnesium/cobalt transporter CorA gives MINAFAINDSRLVRIDDEPADLSSAIWLDLLEPTGEEREMLQEGLGQSLASFLELEDIEASARFFEDEDGLHLHSFFYCEDEENYADLASVAFTIRDGRLFTLRDRELPAFRLYRMRSRSQRLLECNAYEVLLDLFETKIEQLADVIENVYADLEKLSRVILNGTQDEAFNEALNTLTEQEDTSSKVRLCLMDTQRALGFLVRKTRLPPNQLEQAREILRDIESLQPHNESLFQKVNFLMQAAMGYINIEQNKIMKFFSVVSVMFLPATLVASTYGMNFEFMPELHFKYGYPMAIGLMIGAALTPYIYFKRKGWL, from the coding sequence ATGATTAACGCTTTTGCCATTAACGATTCCCGCTTGGTTCGTATTGATGACGAACCAGCCGATCTCAGCTCTGCCATTTGGTTAGATTTGCTGGAGCCGACAGGGGAAGAACGTGAAATGTTGCAAGAAGGCTTAGGACAAAGTCTCGCCTCATTCCTCGAATTGGAAGATATCGAAGCATCTGCACGTTTTTTTGAAGACGAAGACGGCTTGCACTTACACTCATTCTTCTATTGTGAAGACGAAGAAAACTACGCTGACCTCGCAAGCGTGGCGTTTACTATTCGTGATGGCCGTTTATTCACTCTGCGTGATCGTGAATTACCGGCATTCCGTTTATATCGTATGCGTTCCCGTAGCCAACGCTTATTGGAATGCAATGCGTATGAAGTCTTACTCGACTTATTTGAGACCAAAATTGAGCAATTAGCGGATGTTATTGAAAACGTTTATGCCGATTTAGAAAAATTAAGTCGTGTGATTTTAAACGGTACGCAAGATGAAGCTTTCAATGAAGCCTTAAATACCCTAACAGAACAAGAAGATACCAGTTCTAAAGTGCGTTTATGTTTGATGGATACACAACGCGCGTTGGGTTTCTTGGTGCGTAAAACTCGCTTACCGCCAAATCAGTTAGAACAAGCACGAGAAATCTTACGAGATATCGAATCATTGCAACCGCATAATGAATCATTGTTCCAAAAAGTAAACTTTTTAATGCAGGCGGCAATGGGTTATATTAATATCGAGCAGAATAAAATCATGAAATTCTTCTCGGTGGTGTCGGTTATGTTCCTACCGGCAACACTTGTGGCATCTACTTACGGGATGAACTTTGAATTTATGCCAGAGCTCCATTTTAAATATGGTTACCCAATGGCTATTGGATTAATGATTGGTGCGGCGCTTACGCCTTATATCTATTTTAAACGGAAAGGTTGGTTATAA